In a single window of the Phaeobacter sp. G2 genome:
- the tuf gene encoding elongation factor Tu encodes MAKEKFERNKPHVNIGTIGHVDHGKTTLTAAITKYFGDFKAYDQIDGAPEEKARGITISTAHVEYETETRHYAHVDCPGHADYVKNMITGAAQMDGAILVVNAADGPMPQTREHILLGRQVGIPYMVVFMNKVDQVDDEELLELVEMEIRELLSSYEYPGDDIPIIAGSALAAMEGTSPEIGEEKIKELMKAVDEYIPTPARAVDQPFLMPVEDVFSISGRGTVVTGRVERGVINVGDSIEIVGIKDTQTTTCTGVEMFRKLLDRGEAGDNIGALLRGIDREAVERGQVLCAPKSVNPHTKFEAEAYILTKDEGGRHTPFFANYRPQFYFRTTDVTGTVTLPEGTEMVMPGDNLKFDVELIAPIAMEAGLRFAIREGGRTVGAGVVSKITE; translated from the coding sequence ATGGCTAAGGAAAAGTTTGAACGTAATAAGCCGCACGTCAACATCGGCACCATCGGCCACGTTGACCACGGTAAAACCACTCTGACCGCAGCGATCACCAAATACTTTGGTGACTTCAAAGCCTACGACCAGATCGACGGCGCACCAGAAGAAAAAGCCCGCGGCATCACCATCTCGACGGCGCACGTTGAGTATGAAACCGAGACCCGCCACTACGCGCACGTCGACTGCCCCGGCCACGCTGACTATGTGAAAAACATGATCACCGGTGCGGCGCAGATGGATGGCGCCATCCTGGTTGTGAACGCGGCTGACGGCCCAATGCCTCAGACCCGTGAGCACATCCTGCTGGGTCGCCAGGTTGGCATCCCTTACATGGTTGTCTTCATGAACAAAGTTGACCAGGTCGACGATGAAGAGCTGCTCGAGCTGGTTGAAATGGAAATCCGTGAGCTGCTGTCCTCGTATGAGTACCCAGGCGACGATATTCCTATCATCGCAGGTTCCGCTCTGGCGGCGATGGAAGGCACCAGCCCTGAAATCGGCGAAGAGAAAATCAAAGAGCTGATGAAAGCCGTTGACGAGTACATCCCTACTCCTGCACGTGCCGTTGACCAGCCCTTCCTGATGCCTGTTGAAGACGTGTTCTCGATCTCTGGTCGTGGTACCGTTGTGACCGGCCGTGTTGAGCGTGGCGTGATCAATGTTGGCGACAGCATCGAAATCGTTGGCATCAAAGACACTCAGACCACCACCTGTACTGGTGTTGAAATGTTCCGCAAGCTGCTGGATCGCGGTGAAGCCGGCGACAACATCGGCGCCCTGCTGCGCGGTATCGACCGTGAAGCTGTTGAGCGTGGCCAGGTTCTGTGTGCACCTAAGTCGGTGAACCCACACACCAAATTCGAAGCCGAAGCCTATATCCTGACCAAGGATGAAGGTGGTCGTCACACGCCGTTCTTCGCCAACTACCGTCCTCAGTTCTACTTCCGGACTACTGACGTCACTGGCACCGTGACACTGCCCGAAGGCACCGAAATGGTTATGCCAGGCGACAACCTGAAGTTCGACGTTGAACTGATCGCCCCCATCGCGATGGAAGCCGGTCTGCGCTTCGCCATCCGCGAAGGCGGCCGCACCGTTGGTGCCGGCGTTGTGTCCAAAATCACCGAGTAA
- a CDS encoding DUF374 domain-containing protein codes for MSLRKKIADSPRFNRMIEGLFARYVSFAFRTSRWQRSGCEDMDAAVASGAPVIFVLWHQRLIMAPFIFDTSLGRICALTSAARAGRLAGQILVRLGFETIPMSSHKRHVALSREVLRRTKEGCSIGIAADGPRGPARVSSGVPITWARMTGCRVFTVAFAERRVLKMPTWDKQMLPLPFSRGVLICQEWTDPVPKKPSEAEAEALRLSLQAALDEITDRADLAVGRPPEPR; via the coding sequence TTGAGCCTACGAAAGAAAATTGCCGACAGCCCTCGTTTCAATCGGATGATTGAAGGGCTCTTTGCCCGCTATGTTAGCTTTGCCTTCCGGACATCGCGCTGGCAGCGCTCTGGCTGTGAAGACATGGATGCGGCTGTGGCCAGCGGCGCGCCGGTGATTTTTGTGCTTTGGCATCAGCGGTTGATTATGGCGCCCTTTATCTTTGACACCTCTTTGGGCCGCATCTGCGCCCTGACATCCGCGGCACGCGCCGGGCGGTTGGCCGGGCAGATCCTGGTGCGCCTGGGGTTTGAAACCATCCCGATGTCGAGCCACAAACGCCATGTTGCCCTGTCTCGCGAAGTGCTGCGCCGTACCAAAGAGGGCTGCTCCATCGGCATTGCCGCAGATGGCCCCCGTGGCCCTGCGCGTGTCAGCTCTGGGGTTCCCATCACCTGGGCGCGGATGACCGGCTGCCGGGTCTTTACCGTCGCTTTTGCCGAACGCCGGGTGCTGAAAATGCCCACCTGGGACAAACAGATGTTGCCCCTGCCCTTTTCGCGCGGCGTGTTGATCTGCCAGGAATGGACCGACCCGGTGCCGAAGAAGCCCAGCGAGGCCGAGGCCGAGGCCCTGCGGCTCAGCCTGCAAGCCGCGCTGGATGAGATCACCGATCGGGCCGATCTCGCAGTCGGGCGCCCCCCCGAACCAAGATAG
- a CDS encoding tetratricopeptide repeat protein encodes MNIAVSMTKANRLERKKKHEDAAKIYGDILAKFPKNARAQAALASLQKKIAQDLNPPLEQQKELAAAFERGDYAKVASACTTLLTTHKRSSFLWTLLGKCHLQSKNLDEAATILNMACELNPKDPSALSAFGDVRRAQGETDNALELYHKALSLDGTNLGALNNMANTLMDLGRIAEAEPLLEKATKLAPENPVILFNHSTVLLKSGRMEQAKALLEKATKLAPELRSAQYNLAQLQSLDGDKQAAIKRFETILNADPGDDRTRADKLHVQAHLNDWSWIEEYQRVRRQLGLTSKACSAFASLTFEDNPDLLRLRTQAYANTLLPKVAPAKPLPVELMGAERPDRLRIGYFSSDYHDHATMRLMAGLFEAHDQSRFDIIAYSFDPEPEDAMRRRVSQAVTRFKDISKLSDAAATELVIADGLDIAIDLKGFTGNNRTTLFANRLAPTHISYLGFPGTLGSTAIDYFIGDHVTCPVGSERYFEEHLIRLPHSYQVNDDKRPLSGHQYTRKDCGLPDGGFVFCSFNSSYKITPVEFDIWMRLLDQVEDSVLWLLDCSDSSKQNLRREAAARGQDPDRLIFAPRIAQEEHLARHQAADLFLDTFVVNAHTTASDALWAGLPVLTMPGRQFASRVGASLVSAMGLPEMITKSAAEYEARALELARDPDALAALRSKLQRNRRSAPLFDTTGFTRSLEQGFDMAHERYLQGLPPAHIDVTDSPALGATPPHWPLRTPSVAPAVSAP; translated from the coding sequence ATGAATATCGCTGTATCCATGACCAAAGCAAACCGACTGGAACGGAAAAAGAAACATGAGGACGCCGCCAAGATCTATGGCGACATTCTTGCCAAGTTTCCCAAAAACGCCCGCGCTCAAGCGGCGTTGGCCAGCTTACAAAAGAAGATCGCGCAAGATCTCAACCCTCCACTGGAACAGCAAAAAGAACTGGCTGCTGCGTTTGAACGCGGCGATTACGCCAAGGTTGCAAGCGCCTGCACCACCCTTCTCACCACGCACAAAAGGTCTTCCTTTCTCTGGACCCTCCTTGGCAAATGCCATCTCCAGTCAAAAAATCTGGATGAGGCAGCAACCATTCTGAACATGGCTTGCGAACTGAATCCAAAGGATCCGTCCGCCCTCTCCGCCTTCGGCGATGTGCGCCGTGCACAGGGGGAAACTGACAATGCCCTGGAGCTCTATCACAAAGCCCTTTCGCTGGATGGCACCAATCTGGGCGCCCTGAATAATATGGCAAACACGCTTATGGATCTGGGCCGTATCGCCGAGGCGGAGCCACTGTTGGAAAAAGCCACCAAGCTGGCACCCGAAAACCCGGTAATTCTGTTCAACCACAGCACTGTATTGCTCAAAAGTGGTCGCATGGAGCAGGCAAAGGCCTTGCTGGAGAAGGCCACCAAACTGGCCCCAGAGCTACGGAGTGCTCAATACAACCTGGCGCAGCTGCAATCTCTGGATGGGGACAAACAGGCCGCCATCAAACGATTTGAGACCATCCTAAACGCCGATCCCGGCGACGATCGCACCCGGGCCGATAAATTGCACGTGCAGGCACATCTGAATGACTGGAGCTGGATTGAGGAATATCAACGGGTGCGTCGTCAGCTTGGGCTGACGAGCAAGGCTTGCTCTGCCTTTGCCTCACTCACCTTTGAGGACAACCCAGACCTCTTGCGCTTGCGCACCCAGGCCTATGCAAACACGCTCCTTCCCAAGGTCGCCCCTGCAAAGCCTCTGCCTGTTGAACTCATGGGGGCCGAGCGCCCCGACCGGCTGCGCATCGGTTATTTCTCTTCCGACTATCATGATCACGCTACGATGCGTCTGATGGCAGGACTGTTTGAGGCCCATGATCAAAGCCGTTTTGACATCATTGCCTATTCTTTTGACCCAGAACCCGAAGACGCCATGCGCCGCCGCGTCAGCCAGGCCGTCACCAGATTCAAGGACATCAGCAAACTCTCTGACGCCGCGGCAACTGAGCTGGTGATCGCAGATGGGTTGGACATCGCCATCGACCTGAAGGGGTTCACCGGCAACAACCGCACAACCCTGTTTGCCAATCGCCTGGCCCCAACCCACATATCCTATCTTGGCTTTCCAGGAACCCTGGGCAGCACCGCCATAGATTACTTTATTGGCGATCACGTCACCTGCCCTGTCGGCAGCGAGCGCTATTTCGAAGAACATCTCATCCGCCTGCCGCACAGCTATCAGGTCAATGATGACAAACGGCCGCTGTCGGGTCACCAGTACACCCGCAAGGACTGCGGCTTGCCAGACGGTGGCTTTGTGTTCTGCTCCTTCAACAGCAGCTACAAGATCACCCCAGTCGAATTTGACATCTGGATGCGCCTGCTTGACCAGGTTGAGGACAGTGTTCTTTGGCTGCTGGACTGCAGCGACAGCTCCAAACAGAATTTGCGCCGCGAAGCCGCAGCGCGCGGCCAGGATCCTGACCGTCTGATCTTTGCCCCCCGCATCGCCCAGGAAGAACACCTGGCCCGACACCAGGCCGCAGATCTGTTTCTCGATACCTTTGTGGTCAACGCCCATACAACAGCCAGTGATGCGCTCTGGGCCGGACTGCCAGTCCTGACCATGCCAGGGCGTCAGTTCGCCTCGCGGGTTGGGGCCAGCCTGGTCAGCGCCATGGGGCTGCCGGAGATGATCACCAAATCCGCCGCCGAATACGAGGCCCGCGCTCTGGAGCTGGCCAGAGACCCGGACGCACTGGCCGCTCTGCGCAGCAAGCTGCAGCGCAATCGCCGCTCTGCGCCCCTGTTTGACACCACAGGCTTCACCCGGAGTCTGGAGCAGGGGTTTGACATGGCCCATGAGCGCTATCTGCAGGGGCTTCCGCCTGCCCATATAGATGTGACAGACTCACCTGCCTTGGGTGCAACACCACCTCATTGGCCCTTGCGCACACCATCCGTCGCACCGGCTGTTTCCGCCCCCTGA
- a CDS encoding GSCFA domain-containing protein, producing MSEHSSNPYVGLPETAFWKRAVAARNPLEISQLWRPKFPVARKHKVITAGSCFAQHFSRALVARGYGWLDAEPAPKLLSEDQAQAYHYGIFSFRTGNIYTARMLRQWLGYAFEGEEPPAECWQTEGRYYDPLRPGIEPNGFADPAELEASRRATMAAIRRAVTEADVFVFTMGLTECWRDRESGLEYAMCPGTLAGRFDADQHEFVNQSFIGIRRDMRAALKILRQANPKLKVLLTVSPVPLTATASGEHVLTATSHSKSVLRAVAGELAVEFSHVDYFPSYEIITHPAYRGMFYAPNQRSVVAQGVNHVMESFFACQSEAFPWLARKSKRGGQPSGGGKAAAAKARAVKCDEEFLDAFG from the coding sequence ATGAGCGAGCACTCTTCAAACCCTTATGTGGGCTTGCCGGAAACGGCTTTCTGGAAGCGGGCGGTGGCGGCACGAAACCCGCTGGAGATTTCGCAACTATGGCGTCCGAAATTCCCGGTGGCGCGCAAACATAAGGTGATCACGGCGGGATCCTGTTTTGCGCAGCATTTTAGCCGGGCGCTTGTGGCGCGGGGCTATGGCTGGCTGGATGCGGAACCCGCACCAAAGCTGCTGAGCGAAGATCAGGCCCAGGCCTATCACTACGGGATCTTTTCGTTTCGCACTGGCAATATCTACACCGCACGGATGCTGCGGCAATGGTTGGGCTATGCGTTTGAAGGCGAAGAGCCCCCAGCGGAATGCTGGCAGACGGAGGGGCGGTATTATGATCCGCTGCGCCCGGGGATTGAGCCAAACGGCTTTGCTGATCCGGCCGAGTTGGAGGCCTCCCGCAGGGCCACGATGGCCGCGATTCGCCGCGCTGTCACGGAGGCGGATGTCTTTGTCTTTACCATGGGGCTGACGGAATGCTGGCGCGACCGGGAAAGTGGCCTGGAATATGCCATGTGTCCCGGCACTCTGGCGGGCCGCTTTGATGCGGACCAGCATGAGTTTGTAAACCAAAGCTTCATCGGCATTCGCCGCGATATGCGGGCGGCGCTGAAAATTCTGCGCCAGGCCAACCCCAAGCTGAAGGTGCTGCTGACCGTCTCACCAGTGCCGCTGACCGCAACCGCCTCTGGCGAGCACGTGCTGACGGCGACATCCCATTCCAAATCGGTGTTGCGGGCGGTGGCGGGGGAGCTGGCGGTAGAGTTCAGCCATGTTGATTATTTCCCATCCTATGAAATCATTACCCATCCCGCCTATCGCGGCATGTTCTACGCGCCCAATCAGCGCAGCGTGGTGGCCCAGGGGGTCAACCATGTGATGGAAAGCTTCTTTGCCTGCCAGAGCGAGGCCTTCCCCTGGCTGGCGCGCAAATCGAAACGGGGCGGACAGCCGTCGGGCGGCGGTAAGGCCGCAGCCGCAAAGGCGCGGGCGGTCAAATGCGACGAGGAGTTCCTGGATGCCTTTGGATAA
- the secE gene encoding preprotein translocase subunit SecE, with protein MATLNPVQFIQQVRAEVSKVVWPTRREVLLTTVMVFIMAALTAVFFALVDIVIRFGLQNLLGMFG; from the coding sequence ATGGCCACACTCAATCCCGTTCAGTTCATCCAGCAAGTCCGTGCCGAGGTGAGCAAGGTCGTTTGGCCTACCCGTCGCGAAGTTCTGCTGACCACAGTGATGGTCTTTATCATGGCGGCTTTGACGGCCGTGTTTTTTGCCCTGGTTGATATTGTGATCCGCTTTGGCCTGCAAAACCTGCTTGGCATGTTTGGCTAA
- the nusG gene encoding transcription termination/antitermination protein NusG → MAKRWYSVSVLSNFEKKIAEQIRTSVAEQGLEDDIDEVLVPTEEVIEIRRGKKVSTERRFMPGYVLVHMEMSDRGYHLISSINRVTGFLGPQGRPMPMRDAEVQGILGRVEEGIEAPRTLISFEIGDKVKVNDGPFEDFDGMVEGVDDGTQKLKVSVSIFGRETPVELDFTQVTKQS, encoded by the coding sequence ATGGCGAAACGGTGGTATTCGGTCAGCGTTCTTTCGAACTTCGAAAAGAAAATCGCAGAGCAGATTCGCACCTCGGTTGCCGAGCAGGGGCTTGAGGATGACATCGACGAGGTCCTGGTCCCCACCGAAGAGGTGATCGAGATCCGTCGCGGCAAGAAAGTCTCGACCGAGCGGCGCTTTATGCCCGGCTATGTGCTGGTGCATATGGAAATGTCCGACCGGGGCTATCACCTGATTTCCTCGATCAACCGGGTCACCGGCTTTCTTGGCCCGCAGGGCCGTCCGATGCCAATGCGTGACGCCGAAGTTCAGGGCATCCTGGGCCGCGTCGAAGAGGGCATCGAAGCCCCACGTACCCTGATTTCCTTTGAGATCGGCGACAAGGTCAAGGTCAACGATGGTCCGTTTGAAGACTTCGACGGTATGGTTGAAGGCGTTGATGACGGCACCCAGAAGCTGAAAGTTTCGGTGTCGATCTTTGGCCGCGAAACCCCGGTCGAGCTGGACTTTACTCAGGTTACCAAACAGAGCTGA
- a CDS encoding MarC family protein, protein MDWTSLVREFVTLFVVIDPVGTIPVFLFAVQAVPAKLHRRFAMRAVAIAALVLLLFLVGGQFLLETLGLRLGSFQIAGGIVLFLFALTMIFGEAKPVHEIQEAERDHLAGAVFPLAMPSIASPGAMLAIVILTDNHTETIADQAITAGLLLLVLLLTLVLLLMAGVINRIIGRTGASVISRVMGIVLVTIAVDSIMGGMEMLGILDLAPAGTDSPLTQATGS, encoded by the coding sequence ATGGACTGGACCTCCCTCGTCAGAGAATTTGTGACACTCTTTGTTGTCATCGATCCAGTGGGAACGATCCCGGTTTTCCTGTTTGCAGTGCAAGCCGTGCCAGCAAAACTTCACCGCCGATTTGCCATGCGGGCTGTGGCGATTGCCGCCCTAGTCTTGCTCCTGTTTCTCGTGGGTGGCCAATTCCTGCTAGAAACGCTGGGCCTCAGGCTGGGCTCCTTTCAGATCGCGGGTGGGATCGTTTTGTTCCTGTTTGCCCTCACGATGATTTTTGGCGAAGCCAAACCGGTGCATGAGATCCAGGAAGCCGAGCGCGATCACCTGGCCGGGGCGGTGTTCCCGCTGGCCATGCCCTCCATTGCCTCCCCCGGTGCGATGCTGGCCATTGTGATCCTCACGGACAACCACACCGAAACCATCGCCGATCAGGCGATCACCGCCGGATTGCTGCTGTTGGTTCTGTTGCTGACACTGGTCCTGCTGCTGATGGCGGGGGTCATCAACCGGATCATTGGCCGAACTGGCGCCAGCGTCATCAGTCGGGTGATGGGGATAGTTCTGGTGACCATCGCGGTGGATTCGATCATGGGCGGCATGGAAATGCTTGGCATTCTCGACCTTGCACCAGCCGGAACGGATTCCCCCCTCACACAGGCCACAGGCAGCTAA
- the rplK gene encoding 50S ribosomal protein L11, producing the protein MAKKLVGSMKLQVPAGQANPSPPVGPALGQRGINIMEFCKAFNAKTADMEPGAPCPTVITYYQDKSFTMDIKTPPASYYLKKAAKVKSGAKTPSRETVGTVTAAQVKEIAEAKMKDLNANDIEAAMKIILGSARSMGIEVK; encoded by the coding sequence ATGGCTAAGAAGCTTGTTGGTTCGATGAAACTGCAGGTTCCTGCAGGTCAGGCAAACCCATCTCCACCCGTTGGCCCCGCACTGGGTCAGCGCGGCATCAACATCATGGAATTCTGCAAGGCGTTCAACGCCAAGACCGCAGACATGGAGCCAGGTGCGCCTTGCCCAACCGTGATCACCTACTATCAGGACAAGTCCTTCACCATGGACATCAAGACGCCACCTGCGTCTTATTACCTGAAGAAGGCTGCCAAAGTTAAATCCGGCGCCAAGACTCCTTCGCGTGAAACCGTTGGTACCGTGACCGCTGCTCAGGTGAAAGAAATCGCCGAAGCAAAAATGAAAGATCTGAACGCCAACGATATCGAAGCGGCGATGAAGATCATCCTGGGCTCCGCCCGCTCCATGGGCATCGAGGTGAAGTAA